From Canis lupus baileyi chromosome 16, mCanLup2.hap1, whole genome shotgun sequence, a single genomic window includes:
- the DHX8 gene encoding ATP-dependent RNA helicase DHX8 isoform X1 — protein MAVAVAVAGAVTGTELGPAEELAKLEYLSLVSKVCTELDNHLGINDKDLAEFVISLAEKNTTFDTFKASLVKNGAEFTDSLISNLLRLIQTMRPPAKPSTSKDPVVKPKTGKEKLKELFPVLCQPDNPSVRTMLDEDDVKVAVDVLKELEALMPSAAGQEKQRDAEHRDKAKKKKRSRSRDRDRERERDRDREHKRRHRSRSRSRSRTRERNKGKSRYRSRSRSQSPPKDRKDRDKYGERNLDRWRDKHVDRPPPEEPAIGDIYNGKVTSIMQFGCFVQLEGLRKRWEGLVHISELRREGRVANVADVVSKGQRVKVKVLSFTGTKTSLSMKDVDQETGEDLNPNRRRNLVGETNEETSMRNPDRPTHLSLVSAPEVEDDSLERKRLTRISDPEKWEIKQMIAANVLSKEEFPDFDEETGILPKVDDEEDEDLEIELVEEEPPFLRGHTKQSMDMSPIKIVKNPDGSLSQAAMMQSALAKERRELKQAQREAEMDSIPMGLNKHWVDPLPDAEGRQIAANMRGIGMMPNDIPEWKKHAFGGNKASYGKKTQMSIIEQRESLPIYKLKEQLVQAVHDNQILIVIGETGSGKTTQITQYLAEAGYTSRGKIGCTQPRRVAAMSVAKRVSEEFGCCLGQEVGYTIRFEDCTSPETVIKYMTDGMLLRECLIDPDLTQYAIIMLDEAHERTIHTDVLFGLLKKTVQKRQDMKLIVTSATLDAVKFSQYFYEAPIFTIPGRTYPVEILYTKEPETDYLDASLITVMQIHLTEPPGDILVFLTGQEEIDTACEILYERMKSLGPDVPELIILPVYSALPSEMQTRIFDPAPPGSRKVVIATNIAETSLTIDGIYYVVDPGFVKQKVYNSKTGIDQLVVTPISQAQAKQRAGRAGRTGPGKCYRLYTERAYRDEMLTTNVPEIQRTNLASTVLSLKAMGINDLLSFDFMDAPPMETLITAMEQLYTLGALDDEGLLTRLGRRSQRESERERGRDIGRGRSRLHAGSPTWDSIPGLQDRALGQRQMAEFPLEPMLCKMLIMSVHLGCSEEMLTIVSMLSVQNVFYRPKDKQALADQKKAKFHQTEGDHLTLLAVYNSWKNNKFSNPWCYENFIQARSLRRAQDIRKQMLGIMDRHKLDVVSCGKSTVRVQKAICSGFFRNAAKKDPQEGYRTLIDQQVVYIHPSSALFNRQPEWVVYHELVLTTKEYMREVTTIDPRWLVEFAPAFFKVSDPTKLSKQKKQQRLEPLYNRYEEPNAWRISRAFRRR, from the exons ATGGCGGTGGCGGTGGCCGTGGCGGGAGCCGTAACCGGCACAGAGCTGGGTCCCGCGGAAGAACTCGCCAAACTTGAGTATCTGTCTTTAGTGTCGAAAGTTTGCACCGAGCTGGACAATCACCTGGGGATCAACGACAAGGATCTGG CTGAATTCGTGATCAGTCTGGCTGAGAAAAATACCACCTTTGATACTTTTAAGGCTTCTCTGGTCAAAAATGGTGCTGAATTCACG GATTCTCTTATTAGTAACTTGCTGCGCCTCATACAAACCATGCGGCCTCCAGCAAAGCCTTCTACTAGCAAAG ATCCAGTTGTTAAACCCAAAACCggaaaagaaaagctaaaggaACTCTTCCCGGTCCTTTGCCAACCAGACAACCCTTCTGTCCGG ACCATGCTGGATGAAGATGATGTGAAAGTTGCTGTGGATGTCCTGAAAGAACTGGAGGCCTTAATGCCCAGTGCAGCGGGCCAGGAGAAGCAAAGAGATGCTGAGCACCG GGACAAGGCAAAGAAGAAGAAGCGGAGCCGAAGCCGCGACCGTGACCGAGAGCGGGAGCGAGACCGTGATAGAGAACACAAGAGGAGACACCGGTCCCGCTCTCGGTCGCGTTCCAGGACCcgggaaaggaataaagggaagtCGAGGTATCGGTCCAGGAGCAGAAGTCAGAGTCCCCCCAAAGACAGGAAGGACCGGGACAAGTATGGGGAGAGGAACCTGGACAGATGGCGGGATAAGCATGTGGACCGTCCTCCCCCAGAAGAGCCTGCCATCGGGGACATTTACAATGGCAAAGTTACCAGCATAATGCAGTTTGGATGCTTTGTGCAGCTGGAGGGATTAAG GAAGCGGTGGGAAGGCCTGGTGCACATCTCTGAGCTCCGACGAGAAGGTCGTGTGGCCAATGTCGCTGATGTGGTAAGCAAAGGCCAGAGGGTGAAGGTCAAAGTACTGTCTTTCACTGGGACCAAGACCAGTCTGAGCATGAAG GATGTGGATCAAGAAACTGGAGAAGATCTAAATCCCAACCGACGACGAAATCTTGTTGGGGAGACCAATGAGGAGACTTCAATGAGGAATCCTGATAGACCCACTCACCTCTCCCTCGTCAGTGCCCCTGAAGTAGAAGATGATTCACTGGAGCGCAAGCGCCTTACCCGCATTTCTGACCCAGAGAAGTGGGAGATCAAACAG ATGATTGCTGCCAATGTCCTTTCCAAAGAAGAGTTTCCAGACTTTGATGAAGAGACTGGCATTCTCCCTAAAGTGGATGATGAAGAAG ATGAAGATCTTGAGATCGAACTGGTTGAAGAAGAGCCTCCATTCCTAAGAGGGCACACCAAGCAAAGCATGGACATGAGCCCTATTAAAATTGTTAAG AACCCGGATGGTTCCCTCTCCCAAGCAGCAATGATGCAGAGTGCCTTAGCCAAAGAAAGGCGGGAACTCAAGCAGGCCCAGCGGGAAGCTGAGATGGATTCTATTCCCATGGGGCTCAACAAACACTGGGTTGATCCTCTGCCTGATG CGGAAGGCAGGCAGATTGCTGCCAATATGAGAGGTATTGGGATGATGCCCAATGACATTCCCGAGTGGAAGAAGCATGCCTTTGGGGGCAACAAAGCTTCTTATGGGAAAAAGACCCAGATGTCAATCATTGAGCAGAGAGAGAGCCTGCCCATCTACAAACTGAAGGAGcagctggtccag GCTGTCCATGACAATCAAATCCTGATTGTTATTGGAGAGACAGGATCTGGGAAGACAACGCAGATCACCCAGTACCTGGCAGAGGCAGGCTATACTTCCCGGGGCAAGATTGGATGTACCCAGCCCAGAAGAGTAGCAGCCATGTCAGTGGCCAAAAGAGTGTCGGAGGAGTTTGGATGTTGCTTGGGCCAAGAG GTGGGCTACACCATTCGATTTGAGGACTGTACCAGCCCAGAGACTGTGATCAAGTACATGACAGATGGGATGTTGCTCCGCGAGTGCCTGATTGACCCCGACCTCACACAGTATGCGATCATCATGTTAGATGAGGCTCATGAGAGAACCATTCACACTGATGTGCTGTTTGGATTGTTGAAGAAG ACGGTTCAGAAACGGCAAGACATGAAGCTAATTGTCACCTCAGCCACATTGGATGCAGTGAAGTTTTCTCAGTACTTCTATGAAGCCCCCATCTTCACCATTCCAGGTCGAACATACCCAGTGGAAATACTATACACGAAGGAACCTGAGACAGATTATCTGGACGCCAGCTTGATCACTGTCATGCAGATCCACCTAACAGAACCACCAG GTGATATCCTGGTCTTCCTCACTGGTCAGGAGGAGATTGATACTGCTTGTGAGATCCTatatgaaagaatgaaatccCTGGGACCGGATGTTCCAGAGCTGATCATCCTGCCAGTGTACTCTGCTCTTCCCAGTGAGATGCAGACCCGAATCTTTGACCCAGCTCCACCTGGCAGCAGAAAG GTCGTGATTGCCACCAACATCGCAGAGACCTCGCTGACTATTGACGGCATCTACTATGTGGTGGACCCTGGGTTTGTGAAACAGAAAGTTTACAATTCCAAGACTGGCATTGACCAGCTTGTGGTCACTCCGATTTCTCAG GCTCAGGCAAAGCAACGAGCTGGCAGAGCTGGGCGGACGGGCCCAGGGAAGTGTTACAGGCTGTACACTGAACGTGCCTACCGAGATGAAATGCTGACCACCAATGTGCCGGAAATCCAGAGGACCAACCTGGCGAGCACGGTGCTCTCGCTCAAG GCCATGGGCATCAATGACCTGCTGTCCTTTGACTTCATGGATGCCCCACCAATGGAAACCTTGATCACAGCCATGGAGCAGCTCTATACGCTGGGGGCCTTGGACGATGAGGGCCTGCTCACTCGTCTGGGCCGCAGG tcacagagagagagtgaaagagagagaggcagagacataggcagagggagaagcaggctccatgcagggagcccgacgtgggattcgatcccgggtctccaggatcgtgccctgggccaaaggcag ATGGCAGAATTTCCCCTGGAGCCAATGCTGTGCAAGATGCTGATCATGTCCGTGCACCTGGGCTGCAGTGAGGAGATGCTGACCATCGTGTCCATGCTGTCAGTGCAGAATGTCTTCTATAGGCCCAAG GATAAACAAGCCCTCGCAGATCAGAAGAAAGCCAAATTCCACCAGACCGAAGGGGACCACCTCACCCTGCTGGCCGTGTACAACTCCTGGAAGAACAACAAATTCTCCAACCCATGGTGCTATGAGAACTTCATCCAGGCGCGCTCCCTGCGCCGGGCCCAGGATATTCGCAAGCAGATGTTAGGCATAATGGACAG ACACAAGCTGGATGTGGTCTCCTGTGGCAAGTCCACAGTGCGAGTGCAGAAGGCCATCTGCAGTGGATTCTTCCGAAACGCTGCCAAGAAAGACCCACAGGAGGGCTACCGGACACTGATCGACCAGCAGGTGGTCTACATTCACCCTTCCAGTGCTCTTTTCAACAGACAGCCCGAATG GGTAGTGTACCATGAGCTGGTGCTGACGACGAAGGAGTACATGCGTGAGGTCACCACTATTGACCCCAGGTGGCTTGTGGAGTTTGCTCCAGCCTTCTTCAAGGTCTCCGACCCGACCAAGCTAAGCAAGCAGAAGAAGCAACAGCGTCTAGAACCCTTGTACAACCGGTACGAGGAGCCCAACGCTTGGAGAATATCCCGGGCCTTCCGACGGCGCTGA
- the DHX8 gene encoding ATP-dependent RNA helicase DHX8 isoform X2 encodes MAVAVAVAGAVTGTELGPAEELAKLEYLSLVSKVCTELDNHLGINDKDLAEFVISLAEKNTTFDTFKASLVKNGAEFTDSLISNLLRLIQTMRPPAKPSTSKDPVVKPKTGKEKLKELFPVLCQPDNPSVRTMLDEDDVKVAVDVLKELEALMPSAAGQEKQRDAEHRDKAKKKKRSRSRDRDRERERDRDREHKRRHRSRSRSRSRTRERNKGKSRYRSRSRSQSPPKDRKDRDKYGERNLDRWRDKHVDRPPPEEPAIGDIYNGKVTSIMQFGCFVQLEGLRKRWEGLVHISELRREGRVANVADVVSKGQRVKVKVLSFTGTKTSLSMKDVDQETGEDLNPNRRRNLVGETNEETSMRNPDRPTHLSLVSAPEVEDDSLERKRLTRISDPEKWEIKQMIAANVLSKEEFPDFDEETGILPKVDDEEDEDLEIELVEEEPPFLRGHTKQSMDMSPIKIVKNPDGSLSQAAMMQSALAKERRELKQAQREAEMDSIPMGLNKHWVDPLPDAEGRQIAANMRGIGMMPNDIPEWKKHAFGGNKASYGKKTQMSIIEQRESLPIYKLKEQLVQAVHDNQILIVIGETGSGKTTQITQYLAEAGYTSRGKIGCTQPRRVAAMSVAKRVSEEFGCCLGQEVGYTIRFEDCTSPETVIKYMTDGMLLRECLIDPDLTQYAIIMLDEAHERTIHTDVLFGLLKKTVQKRQDMKLIVTSATLDAVKFSQYFYEAPIFTIPGRTYPVEILYTKEPETDYLDASLITVMQIHLTEPPGDILVFLTGQEEIDTACEILYERMKSLGPDVPELIILPVYSALPSEMQTRIFDPAPPGSRKVVIATNIAETSLTIDGIYYVVDPGFVKQKVYNSKTGIDQLVVTPISQAQAKQRAGRAGRTGPGKCYRLYTERAYRDEMLTTNVPEIQRTNLASTVLSLKAMGINDLLSFDFMDAPPMETLITAMEQLYTLGALDDEGLLTRLGRRMAEFPLEPMLCKMLIMSVHLGCSEEMLTIVSMLSVQNVFYRPKDKQALADQKKAKFHQTEGDHLTLLAVYNSWKNNKFSNPWCYENFIQARSLRRAQDIRKQMLGIMDRHKLDVVSCGKSTVRVQKAICSGFFRNAAKKDPQEGYRTLIDQQVVYIHPSSALFNRQPEWVVYHELVLTTKEYMREVTTIDPRWLVEFAPAFFKVSDPTKLSKQKKQQRLEPLYNRYEEPNAWRISRAFRRR; translated from the exons ATGGCGGTGGCGGTGGCCGTGGCGGGAGCCGTAACCGGCACAGAGCTGGGTCCCGCGGAAGAACTCGCCAAACTTGAGTATCTGTCTTTAGTGTCGAAAGTTTGCACCGAGCTGGACAATCACCTGGGGATCAACGACAAGGATCTGG CTGAATTCGTGATCAGTCTGGCTGAGAAAAATACCACCTTTGATACTTTTAAGGCTTCTCTGGTCAAAAATGGTGCTGAATTCACG GATTCTCTTATTAGTAACTTGCTGCGCCTCATACAAACCATGCGGCCTCCAGCAAAGCCTTCTACTAGCAAAG ATCCAGTTGTTAAACCCAAAACCggaaaagaaaagctaaaggaACTCTTCCCGGTCCTTTGCCAACCAGACAACCCTTCTGTCCGG ACCATGCTGGATGAAGATGATGTGAAAGTTGCTGTGGATGTCCTGAAAGAACTGGAGGCCTTAATGCCCAGTGCAGCGGGCCAGGAGAAGCAAAGAGATGCTGAGCACCG GGACAAGGCAAAGAAGAAGAAGCGGAGCCGAAGCCGCGACCGTGACCGAGAGCGGGAGCGAGACCGTGATAGAGAACACAAGAGGAGACACCGGTCCCGCTCTCGGTCGCGTTCCAGGACCcgggaaaggaataaagggaagtCGAGGTATCGGTCCAGGAGCAGAAGTCAGAGTCCCCCCAAAGACAGGAAGGACCGGGACAAGTATGGGGAGAGGAACCTGGACAGATGGCGGGATAAGCATGTGGACCGTCCTCCCCCAGAAGAGCCTGCCATCGGGGACATTTACAATGGCAAAGTTACCAGCATAATGCAGTTTGGATGCTTTGTGCAGCTGGAGGGATTAAG GAAGCGGTGGGAAGGCCTGGTGCACATCTCTGAGCTCCGACGAGAAGGTCGTGTGGCCAATGTCGCTGATGTGGTAAGCAAAGGCCAGAGGGTGAAGGTCAAAGTACTGTCTTTCACTGGGACCAAGACCAGTCTGAGCATGAAG GATGTGGATCAAGAAACTGGAGAAGATCTAAATCCCAACCGACGACGAAATCTTGTTGGGGAGACCAATGAGGAGACTTCAATGAGGAATCCTGATAGACCCACTCACCTCTCCCTCGTCAGTGCCCCTGAAGTAGAAGATGATTCACTGGAGCGCAAGCGCCTTACCCGCATTTCTGACCCAGAGAAGTGGGAGATCAAACAG ATGATTGCTGCCAATGTCCTTTCCAAAGAAGAGTTTCCAGACTTTGATGAAGAGACTGGCATTCTCCCTAAAGTGGATGATGAAGAAG ATGAAGATCTTGAGATCGAACTGGTTGAAGAAGAGCCTCCATTCCTAAGAGGGCACACCAAGCAAAGCATGGACATGAGCCCTATTAAAATTGTTAAG AACCCGGATGGTTCCCTCTCCCAAGCAGCAATGATGCAGAGTGCCTTAGCCAAAGAAAGGCGGGAACTCAAGCAGGCCCAGCGGGAAGCTGAGATGGATTCTATTCCCATGGGGCTCAACAAACACTGGGTTGATCCTCTGCCTGATG CGGAAGGCAGGCAGATTGCTGCCAATATGAGAGGTATTGGGATGATGCCCAATGACATTCCCGAGTGGAAGAAGCATGCCTTTGGGGGCAACAAAGCTTCTTATGGGAAAAAGACCCAGATGTCAATCATTGAGCAGAGAGAGAGCCTGCCCATCTACAAACTGAAGGAGcagctggtccag GCTGTCCATGACAATCAAATCCTGATTGTTATTGGAGAGACAGGATCTGGGAAGACAACGCAGATCACCCAGTACCTGGCAGAGGCAGGCTATACTTCCCGGGGCAAGATTGGATGTACCCAGCCCAGAAGAGTAGCAGCCATGTCAGTGGCCAAAAGAGTGTCGGAGGAGTTTGGATGTTGCTTGGGCCAAGAG GTGGGCTACACCATTCGATTTGAGGACTGTACCAGCCCAGAGACTGTGATCAAGTACATGACAGATGGGATGTTGCTCCGCGAGTGCCTGATTGACCCCGACCTCACACAGTATGCGATCATCATGTTAGATGAGGCTCATGAGAGAACCATTCACACTGATGTGCTGTTTGGATTGTTGAAGAAG ACGGTTCAGAAACGGCAAGACATGAAGCTAATTGTCACCTCAGCCACATTGGATGCAGTGAAGTTTTCTCAGTACTTCTATGAAGCCCCCATCTTCACCATTCCAGGTCGAACATACCCAGTGGAAATACTATACACGAAGGAACCTGAGACAGATTATCTGGACGCCAGCTTGATCACTGTCATGCAGATCCACCTAACAGAACCACCAG GTGATATCCTGGTCTTCCTCACTGGTCAGGAGGAGATTGATACTGCTTGTGAGATCCTatatgaaagaatgaaatccCTGGGACCGGATGTTCCAGAGCTGATCATCCTGCCAGTGTACTCTGCTCTTCCCAGTGAGATGCAGACCCGAATCTTTGACCCAGCTCCACCTGGCAGCAGAAAG GTCGTGATTGCCACCAACATCGCAGAGACCTCGCTGACTATTGACGGCATCTACTATGTGGTGGACCCTGGGTTTGTGAAACAGAAAGTTTACAATTCCAAGACTGGCATTGACCAGCTTGTGGTCACTCCGATTTCTCAG GCTCAGGCAAAGCAACGAGCTGGCAGAGCTGGGCGGACGGGCCCAGGGAAGTGTTACAGGCTGTACACTGAACGTGCCTACCGAGATGAAATGCTGACCACCAATGTGCCGGAAATCCAGAGGACCAACCTGGCGAGCACGGTGCTCTCGCTCAAG GCCATGGGCATCAATGACCTGCTGTCCTTTGACTTCATGGATGCCCCACCAATGGAAACCTTGATCACAGCCATGGAGCAGCTCTATACGCTGGGGGCCTTGGACGATGAGGGCCTGCTCACTCGTCTGGGCCGCAGG ATGGCAGAATTTCCCCTGGAGCCAATGCTGTGCAAGATGCTGATCATGTCCGTGCACCTGGGCTGCAGTGAGGAGATGCTGACCATCGTGTCCATGCTGTCAGTGCAGAATGTCTTCTATAGGCCCAAG GATAAACAAGCCCTCGCAGATCAGAAGAAAGCCAAATTCCACCAGACCGAAGGGGACCACCTCACCCTGCTGGCCGTGTACAACTCCTGGAAGAACAACAAATTCTCCAACCCATGGTGCTATGAGAACTTCATCCAGGCGCGCTCCCTGCGCCGGGCCCAGGATATTCGCAAGCAGATGTTAGGCATAATGGACAG ACACAAGCTGGATGTGGTCTCCTGTGGCAAGTCCACAGTGCGAGTGCAGAAGGCCATCTGCAGTGGATTCTTCCGAAACGCTGCCAAGAAAGACCCACAGGAGGGCTACCGGACACTGATCGACCAGCAGGTGGTCTACATTCACCCTTCCAGTGCTCTTTTCAACAGACAGCCCGAATG GGTAGTGTACCATGAGCTGGTGCTGACGACGAAGGAGTACATGCGTGAGGTCACCACTATTGACCCCAGGTGGCTTGTGGAGTTTGCTCCAGCCTTCTTCAAGGTCTCCGACCCGACCAAGCTAAGCAAGCAGAAGAAGCAACAGCGTCTAGAACCCTTGTACAACCGGTACGAGGAGCCCAACGCTTGGAGAATATCCCGGGCCTTCCGACGGCGCTGA